One part of the Acidobacteriota bacterium genome encodes these proteins:
- a CDS encoding S8 family serine peptidase translates to MMFSASLFRQSTPLIFLTLFLFAPAPAALGESPGRPGTRVPPAVFDPATGERLVAIPSDWKSYHPFSERFVPSETVADDDVLMDLRTASFRTGPLTARNAAGRRVFADPDLRSFPAERVRRPFEASARDYFIVQAGSPGGVTELRKLLESAGVPILDYLPRFAYLVKLDAATLEALSQAAPVHWVGFFHPAFRVDPVLDYIFEADPEHVLKYTAHLDGDHFPDIGSVMEALEPSQLKIVNFDWTERGWLLRLQGPISDARRLATLQGCLWVERFVDHQLFNNIARTSVATTTGRGATAGPIMDVEDVWARGIRGEGQIASAADTGLSTGDLSTLHQDFGQQGSPSNPMRVIKGYALGRTTGGGKWDDNQTTGGGHGTHTSGSIVGNGFRSGSTPSTNTFPSTCFAGTAPKAQFVFQSIMDKNGNLGGIPTDLNNLFQPPYSDGARVHSNSWGAAVAGVYDTDSQNLDEFCWNNKDMVITFSAGNSGVDTGSPDGVVNTDSIGSPGTAKNCITVGASENYRPDFQYGYDNSGSEYCQPNPTWSWFNSTNFSTAPVSTDLMADNSNGMGAFSSRGPCDDSRFKPDIVAPGIAIISTRTDLNQGIEEWGDCTVPTGQKTYYLAMGGTSMSNPLSAGCATLVRQYFVDGWHANNSSVTNSSAVPAHGFNPSSALIKAVLINGAWDMAPGQYGTSTPQPEIPPKWDRDNNLDLPNNAEGYGRVDLEHSLFPSYGWGDDLSRVLEVHDVSPGLTTGNYTDYTFSVTNEDNPLIATLVWTDPYGATGSGKKLINDLDLRATAPGGTVFYPNRLNYTGGSADRYNNVEQVKVTNPTLGTWTIRVTGYAVPGNGVAGTTTQPYALVISGISCSTPSPSSIAAAQYGNNALRLTWSSVSGASEYRILRATISGGPYSQIGTSTASPYIDTNVTGGVTYYYVVKAYGNCLSRKSTEASATAAGTCNLPPTFTGLTSASSAGSANCGINLSWSAATALCGGPVNYSVYRDTASGFTPGTTNRIASGIAGTSFNDANGLASGTAYYYIVRATDTANGVEESNLVRLSCVPYGALSATTFYTENFDGWAAGSLANWVRAYYTGDANDWRGVMACTAHSGSNIFRCGGTDCTASYALSKHALARPPAITFPSGSSNTRLSFWHRWAAETSYDGFYLRISTDGSAYTVVASSAILQNTYNSTASGIGVWSGNQASFVNTIVDLDAACNLISGNTGGCSGKTVYIGFMELTDNLYNYSGWFIDDVVITANVPGSCSTTPGDVLYLTARATSGQNKLEWVNPSTNYGGTTRICRKTGSYPTGPTDGNIADVAGSAGAYGSYTDSTGLVNGTTYYYAAFARAASGAYADGKTVTSRPFATPADVKWAYSTGASALTPPGVRPGVIGTGAVYAVSNDRNLHVMDVTSTGGSWPRYSGTFECTPSAMDAPSQGRPTVIPTPVIPGVTRVAFLGTQDGDVLAFNAMTGTQVWSSHLGEVVQATPAGIFTAFGGAYNLLFAGTRNATTDNAVFALNPVNGNTAWTFNNGGGSGRIGIISSMPAVDYANRRLYFTSRARGGGSPNTVWCLDFTDSGAMVNASWPSPASPLVTEDIDASPTLYNGRLYVGTNDGKVHALNAATGAVLWTYNTGDGTPVKNFVCLGYTTPTQRIYFSTSDRIYALDENQTSNTVALASGWPVTDIASPSTPLYLIGGTYLYVGSSNGSLYEINTTTPATRKSVALGSPASAVGSPSFDVTNNLIYVGTAAGIVYAVSIPLQ, encoded by the coding sequence ATGATGTTCAGCGCTTCGCTCTTCAGGCAATCAACCCCCCTGATCTTCCTCACCCTTTTTCTTTTCGCGCCGGCACCCGCGGCGCTCGGGGAATCTCCCGGCCGGCCGGGGACCCGGGTCCCGCCCGCGGTCTTCGACCCCGCCACCGGCGAGAGACTGGTGGCCATCCCCTCGGACTGGAAGTCCTACCACCCCTTCTCCGAGCGCTTCGTCCCCTCGGAGACCGTGGCGGACGACGATGTCCTGATGGACCTCCGCACCGCGAGTTTCCGCACCGGCCCCCTGACCGCCCGGAACGCCGCGGGACGAAGGGTCTTCGCGGACCCCGACCTGCGCAGTTTCCCCGCCGAGCGGGTCCGCCGGCCGTTCGAAGCGTCCGCCCGGGACTACTTCATCGTCCAGGCCGGTTCCCCCGGCGGGGTGACCGAACTCCGAAAGCTCCTTGAGAGCGCGGGTGTGCCGATCCTGGACTACCTCCCCCGCTTCGCCTACCTGGTCAAGCTGGACGCGGCGACCCTGGAGGCCCTGTCCCAGGCGGCCCCGGTGCACTGGGTCGGCTTTTTCCATCCCGCTTTCCGGGTGGACCCCGTGCTCGACTACATCTTCGAGGCGGACCCCGAACACGTGCTCAAGTACACCGCCCATCTCGACGGGGACCACTTTCCGGACATCGGCTCCGTCATGGAGGCGCTCGAGCCCTCGCAGCTCAAGATCGTCAACTTCGACTGGACCGAGCGGGGCTGGCTGCTGAGGCTCCAGGGACCGATTTCGGACGCCCGGCGCCTGGCGACCCTGCAGGGTTGCCTGTGGGTGGAGCGGTTCGTGGACCACCAGCTTTTCAACAACATCGCCCGGACTTCCGTCGCCACCACCACCGGCCGGGGCGCCACAGCCGGCCCCATCATGGACGTGGAGGACGTCTGGGCCCGCGGCATCCGCGGCGAGGGGCAGATCGCCTCGGCCGCCGACACCGGGCTGTCCACCGGCGACCTTTCCACACTCCACCAGGACTTCGGCCAGCAGGGATCGCCTTCCAATCCGATGCGGGTGATCAAAGGATATGCTCTTGGTCGAACCACTGGAGGAGGTAAGTGGGACGACAACCAAACTACAGGGGGAGGCCATGGCACCCATACCTCCGGGTCAATCGTTGGCAACGGGTTCCGTTCGGGATCTACCCCCAGCACCAACACCTTCCCCTCAACCTGTTTCGCCGGCACTGCTCCAAAAGCACAATTCGTTTTTCAATCCATCATGGACAAGAATGGTAATCTTGGCGGAATCCCGACAGATCTCAACAATCTCTTTCAGCCCCCATACTCGGATGGGGCCCGTGTCCACTCGAACTCCTGGGGAGCAGCCGTCGCTGGAGTTTATGACACTGACTCACAAAACCTCGACGAGTTTTGCTGGAACAACAAGGATATGGTGATCACCTTCTCCGCGGGAAACAGCGGGGTGGACACCGGCAGCCCGGACGGTGTGGTCAACACGGATTCCATCGGCTCACCGGGTACTGCAAAGAATTGCATCACGGTCGGTGCTAGCGAGAACTATCGACCGGATTTCCAATATGGGTACGACAACAGCGGTTCTGAATATTGCCAACCGAATCCGACCTGGAGTTGGTTCAACTCCACAAATTTCTCCACGGCTCCCGTCTCCACCGATTTGATGGCCGACAATTCCAATGGGATGGGTGCCTTTTCCTCACGCGGACCTTGCGATGACAGTCGTTTCAAACCGGATATCGTTGCACCGGGCATCGCCATCATCTCGACTCGCACGGATCTGAATCAGGGCATCGAAGAATGGGGCGATTGCACGGTCCCAACCGGGCAGAAAACGTATTATCTGGCAATGGGGGGCACCTCCATGTCCAACCCCCTTAGCGCCGGTTGCGCCACTCTCGTTCGTCAGTATTTCGTTGATGGCTGGCATGCAAACAACAGTTCGGTGACCAATTCCAGTGCTGTTCCCGCCCATGGATTCAACCCCTCTTCAGCACTGATCAAGGCCGTCCTGATCAACGGGGCATGGGACATGGCCCCCGGCCAGTACGGCACCTCTACACCGCAACCGGAGATTCCCCCGAAGTGGGACAGAGACAACAACCTCGACCTGCCCAACAATGCCGAGGGCTACGGCCGGGTGGACCTAGAGCACTCCCTCTTCCCAAGTTACGGGTGGGGTGACGATCTGAGTCGGGTCCTCGAAGTCCACGATGTAAGCCCGGGTCTCACAACAGGAAATTATACGGACTATACTTTCTCTGTCACCAACGAGGACAACCCCCTCATCGCGACCCTGGTTTGGACAGACCCTTACGGCGCAACAGGATCCGGGAAAAAGCTGATCAACGACCTGGACCTTCGTGCCACCGCTCCCGGAGGGACGGTTTTCTATCCGAACAGGCTCAACTACACTGGCGGCAGTGCCGATAGATATAACAACGTGGAGCAGGTCAAGGTAACCAATCCCACACTCGGGACCTGGACGATTCGAGTCACCGGCTACGCTGTACCGGGAAACGGTGTAGCCGGCACCACTACTCAACCCTATGCCCTGGTCATCTCAGGGATTTCCTGCAGTACTCCCAGCCCATCCAGCATCGCGGCGGCGCAATACGGGAACAACGCCCTCCGACTCACCTGGAGTTCCGTGAGCGGCGCCTCGGAGTATCGCATTCTTCGTGCCACCATTTCCGGCGGACCCTACTCTCAGATTGGAACTTCCACCGCCTCACCATACATCGACACGAACGTTACGGGCGGTGTGACATACTATTATGTGGTCAAGGCATATGGAAACTGTCTGTCACGGAAATCCACGGAGGCTTCGGCTACAGCTGCCGGAACGTGCAACCTGCCCCCGACCTTCACGGGTTTAACCAGCGCCTCAAGCGCAGGTTCCGCAAACTGCGGAATCAATCTTTCGTGGAGTGCGGCTACGGCACTTTGTGGGGGGCCTGTGAACTACAGTGTCTACCGGGATACAGCATCCGGCTTCACTCCAGGGACCACAAATCGGATCGCTTCGGGCATAGCCGGCACATCCTTCAACGATGCAAACGGACTCGCGTCAGGAACCGCCTACTATTACATCGTCCGAGCCACCGACACCGCCAATGGCGTCGAGGAATCCAACCTCGTCCGATTGTCCTGCGTCCCCTACGGGGCCCTGTCAGCCACGACTTTTTATACGGAGAACTTTGACGGATGGGCTGCAGGAAGCTTGGCGAACTGGGTGAGAGCCTATTATACCGGCGACGCGAACGACTGGCGCGGCGTCATGGCCTGCACGGCGCATTCGGGATCCAACATCTTCCGCTGTGGAGGAACGGACTGTACAGCAAGCTATGCGCTTTCGAAGCATGCATTGGCCCGGCCGCCGGCGATCACTTTCCCTTCCGGTTCCTCAAACACCCGTTTGAGTTTCTGGCATCGTTGGGCAGCTGAAACCTCTTATGATGGGTTCTACCTGAGGATTTCCACCGATGGTTCGGCCTATACGGTGGTCGCGTCGTCCGCGATCCTCCAGAACACCTACAACAGTACCGCGTCGGGTATCGGCGTGTGGAGCGGCAACCAGGCGAGCTTCGTCAACACGATTGTCGATCTGGACGCCGCTTGCAACCTGATTTCCGGCAACACCGGCGGATGCTCCGGGAAAACCGTTTACATCGGGTTTATGGAGCTGACAGACAATCTTTATAACTATTCCGGCTGGTTCATTGACGACGTTGTGATCACGGCGAACGTCCCGGGCAGCTGCTCCACCACCCCCGGCGACGTGCTTTACCTGACCGCCCGGGCCACCAGCGGCCAGAACAAGCTGGAGTGGGTGAACCCCTCGACCAATTACGGCGGCACCACCCGGATCTGCCGGAAGACCGGGTCCTATCCCACCGGCCCCACCGACGGCAACATCGCCGACGTCGCCGGCTCCGCCGGGGCTTACGGCAGCTACACCGACTCGACGGGCCTGGTCAACGGGACCACCTACTACTACGCCGCCTTCGCCCGGGCTGCCTCGGGGGCCTACGCCGACGGGAAGACCGTCACCAGCCGCCCCTTCGCCACCCCGGCCGACGTCAAGTGGGCCTACAGCACCGGCGCCTCCGCCCTGACCCCCCCGGGGGTCCGCCCGGGCGTCATCGGGACAGGGGCCGTCTACGCCGTGTCCAACGACCGGAACCTCCACGTGATGGACGTGACGTCCACCGGCGGCAGCTGGCCGCGCTACTCCGGGACCTTCGAGTGCACGCCCTCCGCCATGGACGCCCCCTCCCAGGGCCGCCCGACGGTGATCCCCACCCCGGTGATCCCGGGGGTGACGCGGGTGGCGTTCCTGGGGACCCAGGACGGGGACGTCCTCGCCTTCAACGCCATGACCGGCACCCAGGTCTGGTCCTCCCACTTGGGCGAGGTCGTCCAGGCGACGCCGGCGGGCATCTTCACGGCCTTCGGCGGGGCCTACAACCTGCTCTTCGCGGGAACGCGCAACGCCACCACCGACAACGCCGTCTTCGCCCTGAACCCCGTCAACGGCAACACCGCCTGGACCTTCAACAACGGCGGCGGCTCGGGGCGCATCGGCATCATCAGCAGCATGCCGGCGGTGGACTACGCCAACCGCCGGCTCTACTTCACCAGCCGGGCCCGGGGCGGCGGGAGCCCCAACACCGTGTGGTGCCTCGACTTCACCGACAGCGGCGCCATGGTCAACGCCTCCTGGCCGTCACCGGCCTCCCCGTTGGTCACCGAGGACATCGACGCCAGCCCCACCCTCTACAACGGCCGGCTCTACGTGGGCACGAACGACGGGAAGGTTCACGCCCTCAACGCCGCCACCGGCGCGGTCCTGTGGACCTACAACACCGGCGACGGGACCCCGGTGAAGAACTTCGTCTGCCTCGGCTACACCACCCCGACCCAGCGGATCTACTTCAGCACCTCGGACCGGATCTACGCCCTCGACGAGAACCAGACCTCCAACACCGTCGCGTTGGCCAGCGGCTGGCCGGTCACGGACATCGCCTCCCCCTCCACCCCGCTCTACCTGATCGGGGGAACCTACCTTTACGTCGGGTCCAGCAACGGGAGCCTCTACGAGATCAACACCACGACCCCCGCCACCCGGAAGTCCGTGGCGCTCGGGAGCCCGGCGTCCGCCGTGGGCAGCCCCAGCTTCGACGTGACCAACAACCTGATCTATGTCGGCACCGCCGCCGGCATCGTCTACGCCGTCTCGATCCCGCTGCAGTGA